A single window of Pseudomonas benzenivorans DNA harbors:
- a CDS encoding ATP-binding cassette domain-containing protein: MTLLKFTDVSLAYGAMPLLDKVSWQIARGERVCIIGRNGTGKSSLLRLVKGDQHADDGEIWRAPGLKIGELPQELPRADERTVFDVVAEGLDGVGALLAEYHHLSQNIHSDADLDKLMHVQQDLEARDGWRLQQLVDSTLSRLQLPADKTLAELSGGWRRRVLLAQALVSEPDLLLLDEPTNHLDIGAIAWLEEALLGFNGAVLFITHDRAFLQNLATRILELDRGGLIDWNGDYASFLVHKEQQLAAEETANALFDKRLAQEEVWIRQGIKARRTRNEGRVRALKAMRAERSERRERQGKANIQLDVAEKSGKQVMVVEHVGFAHPGGPKLVDDFSMVLQRSDRIGLLGANGTGKTTLLKLLLGDLQPTAGKIEVGTRLEVAYFDQLRHQLEPEKTVIDNVAEGRDFITIDGQSRHVLSYLGDFLFSPQRARTPVKALSGGERARLLLAKLFSKPANLLVLDEPTNDLDVETLELLEEVLLTFPGTVLMVSHDRAFLDNVVTSTLVFEGEGRVREYVGGYQDWLRQGGSARLLGVGESKAGKAELASAVVAPAPEPAAAEPATPAAGKKKLSYKLQRELEALPAQIDALEAQIAALQARVGDPAFYQQPAEETAAALAQLQALQHELDQVLERWAELEG, from the coding sequence ATGACCCTGCTCAAGTTCACCGATGTTTCCCTGGCCTATGGCGCCATGCCGCTGCTGGACAAGGTGTCCTGGCAGATCGCCCGTGGCGAGCGGGTGTGCATCATCGGCCGTAATGGCACCGGCAAATCCAGTCTGCTGCGTTTGGTCAAGGGCGACCAGCACGCCGATGACGGCGAGATCTGGCGGGCGCCGGGGCTGAAGATCGGCGAACTGCCGCAGGAGTTGCCGCGTGCCGACGAGCGCACCGTGTTCGACGTGGTGGCCGAGGGCCTCGACGGTGTCGGTGCGCTGCTGGCCGAGTACCACCACCTGAGCCAGAACATCCACAGCGATGCCGACCTGGACAAGCTGATGCACGTCCAGCAGGACCTCGAGGCGCGCGACGGCTGGCGTCTGCAGCAATTGGTCGATAGCACCCTGAGCCGCCTGCAGCTGCCGGCCGACAAGACCCTGGCCGAGCTGTCCGGAGGCTGGCGTCGCCGCGTGCTGCTGGCCCAGGCGCTGGTCTCGGAGCCGGACCTGCTGCTGCTGGACGAGCCGACCAACCACCTGGACATCGGCGCCATTGCCTGGCTGGAAGAGGCGCTGCTCGGGTTCAACGGCGCGGTGCTGTTCATCACCCACGACCGCGCCTTCCTGCAGAACCTGGCCACGCGCATCCTCGAGCTGGACCGTGGCGGTCTGATCGACTGGAACGGCGACTACGCCAGCTTCCTGGTGCACAAGGAGCAGCAACTGGCCGCCGAGGAGACCGCCAACGCCCTGTTCGACAAGCGCCTGGCCCAGGAGGAAGTGTGGATTCGCCAGGGCATCAAGGCCCGCCGGACCCGCAACGAAGGTCGCGTGCGCGCGCTCAAGGCCATGCGTGCCGAGCGCAGCGAGCGGCGTGAGCGTCAGGGCAAGGCGAATATCCAGCTGGATGTGGCGGAGAAGTCCGGCAAGCAGGTGATGGTGGTCGAGCACGTCGGCTTCGCCCACCCGGGCGGTCCCAAGCTGGTCGATGATTTTTCCATGGTGCTGCAGCGTTCCGACCGTATCGGTCTGCTCGGTGCCAACGGCACCGGCAAGACCACGCTGCTCAAGCTGCTGCTCGGCGATCTGCAACCCACCGCGGGCAAGATCGAGGTCGGCACTCGCCTGGAAGTGGCCTATTTCGACCAGTTGCGCCATCAGCTGGAGCCGGAGAAGACGGTTATCGACAACGTTGCCGAAGGCCGCGACTTCATCACCATCGATGGTCAGAGCCGTCACGTGCTGAGCTATCTGGGCGACTTCCTGTTCAGTCCCCAGCGTGCACGTACGCCGGTCAAGGCCCTTTCCGGCGGCGAGCGGGCACGCCTGCTGCTGGCCAAGCTGTTCAGCAAGCCGGCCAACCTACTAGTGCTGGACGAACCGACCAATGACCTCGACGTGGAAACCCTGGAGTTGCTGGAGGAGGTGTTGCTGACCTTCCCCGGCACCGTGCTGATGGTCAGCCACGACCGGGCCTTCCTCGACAACGTGGTCACCAGCACCCTGGTGTTCGAGGGTGAAGGGCGTGTGCGCGAGTATGTCGGCGGCTACCAGGACTGGCTGCGCCAGGGTGGTTCGGCGCGATTGCTCGGCGTGGGCGAAAGCAAGGCGGGCAAGGCCGAGCTGGCCTCGGCGGTGGTTGCGCCCGCGCCCGAGCCGGCGGCAGCAGAGCCGGCCACGCCGGCGGCGGGGAAAAAGAAGCTAAGTTACAAGCTGCAGCGTGAGCTGGAAGCGCTTCCCGCCCAGATCGATGCGCTGGAGGCGCAGATCGCCGCCCTGCAAGCGCGCGTGGGTGACCCGGCGTTCTATCAGCAGCCGGCGGAGGAGACGGCCGCAGCCTTGGCCCAGCTGCAGGCGCTGCAACATGAACTGGATCAGGTTTTGGAGCGTTGGGCGGAACTGGAAGGCTGA
- a CDS encoding transglycosylase SLT domain-containing protein: MRGRLLFLLSCFCLSATTVASAQATSLDQQRQYYDEAKRALAKGNSEPYRRYANALRDYPLEPYLAYDELTARLKSASNGEIEKFLAEHGDLPQAGWMKLRWLRWLAERGEWQTFVNHYDPALNFTELDCLYGQYQLRHGQTEAGYATAEKLWLVGKSQPEACDPLFERWDAAGQLTEKRRWQRIKLAAEARNYGLAKYLAKTLPSLDRQGQLLIEVAQKPQLLSQTARFAPADWAMADVVGLGLRRLARQDPEKALSLLDGYAQRMRFSSEEKVAIAREIGLTLAKRFDARALEVMAKYDPELRDNTVSEWRARLLLRLGRWNEVHQLTRQMPADLAQSSRWRYWQARSLQLAQPNSQEPQALYQGLAKERDFYGFMAADQVKAPYHLNNKPLALDSKTLAKVRNAAGIRRALEFHARGQIVDGRREWYHVSRLFSREELVAQARLAYDKGWYFPAIRTISQAQYWDDLEVRFPMAHRSELTSEAKKRGLHSSWVFAITRQESAFMADARSPVGAMGLMQLMPATAKETARRFGISLPSTQLAYRPEVNIQLGAAYLSQIYGQFKGNRVLASAAYNAGPGRVRQWLRGADHLAYDVWIENIPFDETRQYVQNVLSYSVIYGQKLNAPQPLIGWHERYFDDQ; the protein is encoded by the coding sequence ATGCGCGGTCGCCTGCTTTTCTTGTTGTCCTGCTTCTGTCTTTCCGCCACTACAGTCGCCTCGGCCCAGGCGACCAGCCTGGACCAGCAGCGCCAATACTACGACGAGGCCAAGCGTGCGCTGGCCAAAGGCAACAGCGAACCCTACCGACGCTACGCCAATGCCTTGCGCGATTACCCGCTGGAACCGTACCTGGCCTACGACGAGCTGACCGCCCGCCTGAAGTCGGCGAGCAATGGCGAGATCGAAAAGTTCCTCGCCGAACACGGCGACCTGCCACAGGCCGGCTGGATGAAATTGCGCTGGCTGCGCTGGCTGGCCGAGCGCGGCGAATGGCAAACCTTCGTCAACCATTACGACCCGGCGCTGAACTTCACCGAACTCGATTGCCTGTATGGCCAGTACCAACTCCGCCACGGTCAGACCGAGGCCGGGTACGCCACCGCAGAAAAGCTCTGGCTGGTCGGCAAATCCCAACCCGAGGCGTGCGACCCCCTGTTCGAGCGTTGGGACGCAGCCGGTCAGCTCACCGAGAAGAGGCGCTGGCAACGCATCAAGCTGGCCGCCGAGGCGCGCAACTATGGCTTGGCCAAGTACCTGGCCAAGACCCTGCCGAGCCTGGACAGGCAGGGGCAGCTGCTGATCGAGGTGGCGCAGAAGCCGCAACTGCTCAGTCAAACGGCCCGGTTCGCCCCGGCCGACTGGGCCATGGCCGACGTAGTCGGCCTGGGCTTGCGCCGCCTCGCCCGGCAGGACCCGGAGAAGGCACTGAGCCTGCTCGACGGCTATGCCCAGCGCATGCGCTTCTCCAGCGAGGAGAAGGTGGCGATTGCCCGCGAGATCGGCCTGACCCTGGCCAAACGCTTCGATGCCCGCGCCCTCGAGGTGATGGCCAAATACGATCCGGAGCTGCGCGACAACACCGTCAGCGAGTGGCGCGCCCGTCTGCTGCTGCGCCTGGGCCGCTGGAACGAGGTACACCAGCTGACCCGGCAGATGCCCGCCGACCTGGCGCAGAGCAGCCGCTGGCGCTACTGGCAGGCGCGCAGCCTGCAGCTGGCCCAGCCCAACAGCCAGGAGCCCCAAGCCCTCTATCAGGGGCTGGCGAAGGAACGCGACTTCTACGGCTTCATGGCCGCCGACCAGGTCAAGGCGCCCTACCATTTGAACAACAAGCCCCTGGCCCTCGACAGCAAGACGCTGGCGAAAGTGCGTAATGCCGCCGGTATCCGCCGCGCCCTGGAATTCCATGCGCGCGGCCAGATCGTCGATGGGCGCCGCGAGTGGTACCACGTCAGCCGCCTGTTCAGCCGCGAGGAGCTGGTCGCCCAGGCCCGCCTGGCCTACGACAAGGGCTGGTACTTCCCGGCCATCCGCACCATCAGCCAGGCCCAGTACTGGGATGACCTCGAAGTGCGCTTCCCCATGGCCCACCGCTCAGAGCTGACCAGCGAAGCGAAGAAGCGCGGCCTGCATTCCAGCTGGGTGTTCGCCATCACCCGTCAGGAAAGCGCCTTCATGGCCGACGCCCGGTCGCCGGTCGGGGCCATGGGCCTGATGCAGTTGATGCCGGCCACGGCCAAGGAAACCGCGCGACGCTTCGGCATAAGCCTGCCGTCGACGCAATTGGCTTACCGGCCGGAGGTCAATATCCAGCTGGGCGCGGCCTACCTGAGCCAGATCTACGGCCAGTTCAAGGGTAACCGCGTGCTCGCCTCCGCCGCCTACAACGCCGGCCCAGGCCGCGTGCGCCAGTGGCTGCGTGGCGCCGACCACCTGGCCTACGACGTCTGGATCGAAAACATCCCCTTCGATGAAACCCGGCAATACGTGCAGAACGTGCTGTCGTATTCGGTGATCTACGGCCAGAAGCTCAACGCACCACAGCCGCTGATCGGCTGGCACGAGCGTTATTTCGACGACCAGTGA
- a CDS encoding MOSC domain-containing protein, with protein sequence MLRLSGLYRYPLKSAIAEPLAHAQLDALGLSGDRRWMVVDAASGRFLTQRLLPQMTQLTARWQGDEQLLLGAPGMSDLKVALPGVQAELRGVTIWRDSLQVPDAGDEAARWLSQFLGRPCRLVQVPEARARQVDTAYAEVGDKVAFADGYPLLLIGQGSLDDLSARVGRPLEMLRFRPNLVVEGAEPYAEDSWKRIRIGDLEFCLVKGCSRCIMTTLDPHSGERNADREPLATLQGYRQREGEVYFGQNLIAGGAGELLLGMPVEVIE encoded by the coding sequence ATGCTCCGCCTCTCTGGGTTGTACCGTTATCCGTTGAAATCGGCCATCGCCGAGCCCCTTGCGCACGCGCAGCTGGACGCCCTGGGGCTGTCGGGTGACCGCCGCTGGATGGTAGTCGATGCGGCCAGCGGACGCTTTCTGACCCAGCGGCTATTGCCGCAGATGACTCAACTGACGGCCCGCTGGCAGGGGGACGAGCAACTGCTGCTTGGCGCACCGGGCATGAGCGACCTGAAGGTGGCGCTGCCCGGCGTGCAGGCCGAGCTGCGGGGCGTGACCATCTGGCGCGACAGCCTGCAGGTGCCGGATGCCGGCGATGAGGCGGCGCGCTGGCTGAGCCAGTTTCTCGGGCGTCCTTGTCGCCTGGTGCAGGTGCCCGAGGCGCGCGCTCGGCAGGTCGATACCGCCTATGCCGAAGTCGGCGACAAGGTGGCGTTTGCCGACGGTTATCCGCTGTTACTGATCGGCCAGGGCTCGTTGGACGACCTGTCGGCGCGGGTTGGCCGGCCACTGGAGATGTTGCGCTTTCGCCCCAACCTGGTGGTCGAGGGCGCGGAGCCCTATGCCGAAGACAGTTGGAAGCGCATCCGTATCGGCGACCTGGAGTTTTGTCTGGTCAAGGGCTGCTCGCGCTGCATCATGACCACCCTCGATCCCCACAGTGGCGAACGAAACGCCGATCGCGAACCGCTGGCGACCCTGCAGGGCTATCGCCAGCGCGAGGGCGAGGTGTATTTCGGGCAGAACCTGATCGCCGGTGGCGCCGGTGAACTGCTACTGGGCATGCCGGTCGAGGTCATCGAATAG
- a CDS encoding DUF1499 domain-containing protein: MSLFSLRQSALIRARRRGFKPAAGLALSVLLAACSGSPPANLGVHDGRLAPCPDSPNCVNSQASDAQQRVEPLPLLGDAEQTRARLVAMLASEPRAQLVEQDTRYLRAEFSSRVFRFVDDVEFLIGEQAVEVRSASRLGYGDFGVNRQRIERLRQRLGQRP, from the coding sequence ATGAGCCTGTTTTCCCTTCGGCAAAGCGCCCTTATACGAGCAAGGCGACGCGGCTTCAAGCCTGCGGCCGGTCTGGCACTGTCGGTTTTGCTCGCTGCCTGCAGTGGCAGCCCGCCGGCCAACCTCGGCGTGCACGATGGCCGCCTGGCGCCATGCCCCGACTCGCCGAACTGCGTCAACAGCCAGGCCAGCGACGCGCAGCAGCGGGTCGAACCACTGCCCCTGCTGGGTGACGCGGAGCAGACCCGGGCACGCCTGGTTGCCATGCTTGCAAGCGAGCCGCGGGCACAATTGGTGGAGCAGGACACTCGCTATCTGCGCGCCGAATTCAGCAGCCGGGTGTTTCGCTTCGTCGACGATGTGGAGTTTCTGATCGGCGAGCAGGCGGTCGAGGTGCGCTCGGCTTCACGCCTCGGCTATGGGGACTTCGGCGTCAACCGGCAACGCATCGAACGGCTGCGGCAGCGCCTCGGGCAGAGGCCCTAG
- a CDS encoding chemotaxis protein CheV gives MAGILDTVDQRTQLVGENRLEILMFRLAGRQLFAINVFKVQEVLQMPKLTLMPHRHRCVCGVINLRGQTLPVIDLSQAIGMRPLVPDERSTIIVTEYNRTVQAFLVGGVDRILNLNWESILPPPGGAGRQHYLTAITKVEEQLVEIIDVEKVLAEIVPYSVKISSERLNDPLLEHARGREVLLVDDSSVAVAQLRDTLSQLGMKMHVATDGLKGLRLLKQWADAGEVLTDKLLMVFTDAEMPEMDGYRLTTEIRQDPRLKELYVVLHTSLSGSFNEAMVKKVGCDNFLSKFQPDKLVEVIRERLLLDQVSA, from the coding sequence ATGGCCGGCATTCTCGACACGGTCGATCAACGCACCCAGCTGGTGGGTGAGAACCGCCTGGAAATTCTGATGTTCCGCCTGGCCGGCCGGCAGCTGTTCGCGATCAACGTGTTCAAGGTGCAGGAGGTCCTGCAGATGCCCAAGCTGACCCTGATGCCGCACCGCCATCGCTGCGTCTGCGGGGTCATCAACCTGCGTGGTCAGACCCTGCCGGTGATCGACCTGTCCCAGGCCATTGGCATGCGCCCGCTGGTCCCGGATGAGCGCAGCACCATCATCGTCACCGAGTACAACCGCACCGTGCAGGCCTTCCTGGTGGGCGGTGTCGACCGCATCCTCAACCTCAACTGGGAGTCCATTCTGCCGCCACCCGGTGGCGCCGGGCGCCAGCACTACCTGACCGCAATCACCAAGGTCGAGGAGCAGCTGGTCGAAATCATCGACGTCGAGAAGGTGCTGGCGGAGATCGTGCCCTACAGCGTGAAGATCTCCAGCGAGCGGTTGAACGACCCGCTGCTGGAGCATGCGCGAGGCCGTGAGGTGTTGCTGGTGGATGACTCGAGCGTGGCGGTGGCTCAGCTGCGCGATACCCTGTCGCAACTGGGTATGAAGATGCACGTGGCGACCGATGGCCTGAAAGGGTTGCGCCTGCTCAAGCAGTGGGCGGATGCCGGGGAGGTCCTGACCGACAAGTTGCTGATGGTGTTCACCGATGCGGAAATGCCGGAGATGGACGGCTACCGCCTGACCACCGAGATCCGCCAGGACCCGCGCCTGAAGGAGCTGTACGTGGTGCTGCACACCTCGTTGTCCGGCAGTTTCAACGAGGCCATGGTGAAGAAGGTCGGTTGCGACAACTTCCTCTCCAAGTTCCAGCCGGACAAACTGGTCGAGGTCATCCGAGAGCGCTTGCTGCTCGACCAGGTGAGCGCCTAG
- a CDS encoding ATP-binding protein — MTVETEGLLQSDLQAVLQNINLGVLLLDGECRVMFWNEFMVLNSGRDIADVVGKSLFEVCPELPKLWVQKKVDSVFALQNLAFTSWQQRPSLFNFSGSRPITGQAEAMYQNCTFSPVLDAEDNVKYVCLTVADATETATQHLQLERLNQLLQSEKDEQARLIRKLEDTQAQLLQSEKMAAIGQLAAGVAHEINNPVGYVYSNFSSLQNYVGDLFSLIDAYQKAAEQQDAAFRSVLEGINRRLDYEFVRDDMADLVKESRQGLERVKQIVQDLRDFSHIDSGDWQLADLHKGLDSTLNVIWNEIKFKAEVVKDYGDLPMVECLGSQLNQVFMNLIVNAAHAIEKQGMIWLETGRQGELVFVRVRDNGGGIAPQHLSRLFEPFFTTKPVGQGTGLGLSVSYSIVDKHNGRLEVESEVGKGTAFTVWLPLRQPQPESVSEASAP, encoded by the coding sequence ATGACGGTTGAGACCGAGGGTTTGCTGCAGTCGGATCTGCAGGCGGTGCTGCAGAACATCAACCTGGGCGTGCTGCTGCTCGACGGCGAGTGCCGGGTGATGTTCTGGAACGAGTTCATGGTCCTCAATAGCGGTCGGGACATTGCGGATGTCGTCGGCAAGTCGCTGTTCGAGGTCTGTCCCGAACTGCCGAAGCTGTGGGTGCAGAAGAAGGTCGATTCGGTCTTTGCCTTGCAGAACCTGGCCTTCACCTCCTGGCAGCAGCGCCCTTCGTTGTTCAACTTCTCCGGCAGTCGGCCCATCACCGGGCAGGCCGAAGCGATGTACCAGAACTGCACCTTCTCGCCGGTGCTGGATGCCGAGGACAACGTCAAGTACGTTTGTCTGACGGTTGCCGATGCCACCGAGACCGCGACCCAGCACCTGCAGCTGGAGCGGCTCAACCAGTTGCTGCAGTCTGAGAAAGACGAGCAGGCCCGCCTGATTCGCAAGCTTGAAGATACCCAGGCGCAGTTGCTGCAGTCGGAAAAAATGGCCGCAATCGGCCAGCTGGCCGCCGGTGTGGCGCACGAGATCAACAACCCGGTGGGCTACGTCTACTCCAACTTCAGCAGCCTGCAGAACTACGTCGGCGACCTGTTCAGCCTGATCGACGCCTATCAGAAGGCCGCCGAGCAGCAGGATGCCGCTTTCCGCTCGGTGCTGGAGGGCATCAATCGCAGGCTCGACTACGAGTTTGTGCGCGACGACATGGCGGACCTGGTGAAGGAATCGCGCCAGGGCTTGGAGCGGGTCAAACAGATCGTGCAGGACCTGCGCGACTTCTCCCATATCGACTCAGGTGACTGGCAGCTCGCCGATCTGCACAAGGGGCTCGACAGTACGCTCAACGTGATCTGGAACGAGATCAAGTTCAAAGCCGAGGTGGTCAAGGACTACGGCGACTTGCCGATGGTGGAGTGCCTGGGTTCGCAGCTCAACCAGGTGTTCATGAACCTGATCGTCAATGCCGCCCATGCCATCGAGAAGCAGGGCATGATCTGGCTGGAGACCGGTCGTCAGGGCGAGCTGGTGTTCGTGCGGGTGCGCGACAACGGCGGCGGTATTGCGCCCCAGCACCTCAGCCGGCTGTTCGAGCCGTTCTTCACCACCAAGCCGGTAGGGCAGGGCACTGGGCTTGGCCTGTCCGTTTCCTACAGCATCGTCGACAAGCACAACGGCAGGCTGGAGGTCGAAAGCGAAGTGGGCAAAGGAACCGCATTCACGGTCTGGCTGCCGCTGCGTCAGCCGCAGCCAGAGAGTGTCAGCGAAGCGTCCGCACCCTGA
- a CDS encoding response regulator, with amino-acid sequence MKVLIVDDSAMSRKLVMKALPDELNAVVTQAANGQEALDAYHAGHAEVIFLDLTMPVMDGFRTLELLKREDANAVVIVISADIQPQAQQRVRELGAAAFVKKPITPEAMQAALRQIGLI; translated from the coding sequence TTGAAAGTATTGATTGTCGACGACTCGGCCATGTCGAGAAAGCTGGTGATGAAGGCGCTGCCTGATGAGCTCAACGCCGTGGTCACCCAGGCTGCCAATGGTCAGGAGGCGCTGGACGCCTACCACGCCGGGCATGCCGAGGTGATCTTCCTCGATTTGACGATGCCGGTGATGGACGGTTTCCGCACGCTGGAGTTGCTCAAGCGTGAGGATGCCAATGCCGTGGTTATCGTCATCAGTGCGGATATCCAGCCGCAGGCGCAGCAGCGGGTGCGCGAACTCGGCGCCGCGGCCTTCGTCAAGAAACCCATCACGCCTGAAGCCATGCAGGCGGCACTGCGCCAAATAGGGTTGATCTAA
- a CDS encoding FGGY-family carbohydrate kinase has translation MSEQSYLLAIDNGTQSVRALLFDLQGNLVGKGKVELQAYYSKEPGWAEQDPEYYWTSLGEACQRLWQQVDIDRSRIKGVSLTTQRGTLINVDEAGQPLRPAMLWLDQRRAEVRGRIKGPWGWLLKLARAEDAVAHFRAQAEVNWIAQQQPEVWARTHKVLLLSGFLSHRLCGRFVDSLASCVAYLPFDYKRLKWAAPGDWKWQAMPVRREQLPDLYEPGEQLGRISAEASRHTGIPEGLPLIAAGADKACEVLGAGGVEPHIACLSYGTTATINTTRRSYLETTPLIPPYPAAIPGHFNTEVMIFRGFWMVSWFKQEFGLHELQRAGALGVEPEALFDELVNSVPPGSMGLMLQPYWSPGVRDPGLEAKGSIIGFGDVHTRAHLYRAILEGLAYALRQGKERIEKRSGSKITCLRVSGGGSQSDAAMQLTADIFGLPAERPHTYETSGLGAAIDCAVGLGLYSDFPSAIQAMTRVGRIFQPNPPARRLYERLYREVYLQMYKRLRPLYLRIRAITGYPG, from the coding sequence TTGAGCGAACAAAGCTATCTGCTGGCCATCGATAACGGCACCCAGAGCGTGCGTGCCCTGCTGTTCGACCTGCAGGGCAACCTGGTCGGCAAGGGCAAGGTGGAGCTGCAGGCCTACTATTCCAAGGAGCCGGGCTGGGCCGAGCAGGATCCCGAGTATTACTGGACCAGCCTGGGCGAAGCCTGTCAGCGGCTGTGGCAGCAGGTCGATATCGACCGCAGCCGCATCAAGGGTGTGTCCCTGACCACCCAGCGCGGCACCCTGATCAACGTCGACGAGGCAGGGCAGCCGCTGCGCCCGGCCATGCTCTGGCTCGACCAGCGTCGTGCCGAGGTGCGGGGCAGGATCAAGGGGCCTTGGGGCTGGCTGCTCAAGCTGGCCCGGGCCGAGGACGCGGTGGCGCACTTTCGCGCCCAGGCCGAGGTCAACTGGATCGCCCAGCAGCAGCCGGAGGTCTGGGCCAGGACCCACAAGGTGCTGCTGCTGTCCGGCTTTCTCAGTCACCGGCTTTGCGGTCGTTTCGTCGACTCGCTGGCCAGTTGCGTCGCCTATCTGCCGTTCGACTACAAGCGGCTGAAATGGGCCGCGCCGGGCGACTGGAAGTGGCAGGCGATGCCGGTGCGCCGGGAGCAATTGCCGGACCTCTACGAGCCGGGCGAGCAACTGGGCCGCATCAGCGCCGAAGCCAGCCGCCACACCGGCATCCCCGAGGGGCTGCCGCTGATCGCCGCTGGCGCCGACAAGGCCTGCGAGGTGCTCGGCGCCGGCGGGGTCGAGCCGCATATCGCCTGCCTGTCGTACGGCACCACTGCGACCATCAACACCACGCGACGCAGCTACCTGGAGACCACGCCGCTGATTCCGCCTTATCCCGCGGCGATTCCCGGGCACTTCAACACCGAGGTGATGATCTTCCGCGGTTTCTGGATGGTCAGCTGGTTCAAGCAGGAGTTCGGCCTGCATGAGCTGCAGCGAGCCGGGGCGTTGGGCGTCGAACCCGAGGCGCTGTTCGACGAGCTGGTCAATTCGGTGCCGCCGGGCTCCATGGGCTTGATGCTGCAACCCTACTGGTCGCCAGGCGTGCGCGACCCTGGCCTGGAGGCCAAGGGCTCGATCATCGGCTTCGGCGACGTGCACACCCGGGCCCATCTCTATCGCGCCATTCTCGAAGGCCTGGCCTACGCCCTGCGCCAGGGCAAAGAACGGATCGAGAAGCGCTCGGGCAGCAAGATCACCTGTCTGCGGGTCTCGGGCGGTGGCTCGCAAAGCGATGCGGCGATGCAGCTGACCGCCGACATCTTCGGCCTGCCTGCCGAGCGCCCGCATACCTACGAGACCTCCGGGCTGGGCGCTGCCATCGACTGTGCAGTGGGCCTGGGGTTGTATTCAGACTTCCCTTCGGCGATCCAGGCGATGACCCGAGTGGGCCGGATTTTCCAGCCCAACCCCCCGGCTCGTCGACTCTATGAGCGCCTTTATCGGGAGGTCTATCTGCAGATGTACAAGCGGCTCAGGCCGTTGTACCTTCGCATCCGTGCCATCACCGGATACCCGGGTTAA